In the genome of Pseudomonas fluorescens, the window GCGTACGACCAATCAACGGTTCCAGGCTGAAGGCCATGTAGTCCTCCATGGCCAGATGGCCCCGGCCGTAGGCATCCATCAAATCCTTGTCGCGACGCAGGAACGATTCGCCATCGACCCAGCCGAGGCGGACCATTTGCTCGCTCCACAGTGAGGCGCAGTCGCCGTGGATCAGGGTTTCGTCCAGATCAAAAATTGCCAGGGCCATCAGTGCAGTTCTCTCTTGAGCATAAGCAAAGGCATCAGGCTACCTCACACAGGGCCGTCGGATCGATGGAAAGCGCCAGCCGCTGACCATCGGGATGCAGGTCGGCCGCCGAGCGGTTCAGCACATCCACCACCAATTCCACGCCCCGGGCTTCGACCCGGTAGCGAATCACGTTGCCCAGCAGGCTGTGGCTGCGTATCTGTGCGTCCAGTTCGCCGTTAAGGCTCAGTTCGATGGCTTCCGGGCGAATGGCGATGCGCTTGCTGATCGGTCGCTGCAACAGCTTCGAAGCGCTGTCGGCATCCAGCAGGTTGTAGTTGCCGATGAAACCAGCGGCGAACACGTCCACCGGCGCGGTATAGAGGGTTTCGGCGTCGCCGCTTTGTACGATTTTTCCCTGATTCATCAGGAAAATCCGGTCGGACATGGTCAGGGCTTCTTCCTGATCGTGTGTGACGAAAATCGTGGTCAGGCCGAGTTCGCGCTGGATCTGACGAATCTGTTCGCGCAGGTGCTTGCGAATCCGTGCGTCCAGGGCTGACAACGGTTCGTCGAGCAGCAACAAGCGCGGGCGGGTCACCAGGGAGCGGGCGAGGGCGACGCGTTGGCACTGGCCCCCCGAGAGCTGATGCGGGTAACGCGCGGCAAAGTCATTGAGCTCCACCAGTTTGAGCACTTCGGCGACGCGTTTACGGCTGTCATCGGCATTGACCTTTTGCATGCGCAGGCCGAAGGCGACGTTCTGTTCCACGGTCATATTGGGGAACAGTGCATAGCTCTGGAACACCATGCCGATCCCGCGTTTCTGCGGGCTCACCGGCACGATATCAGCGCCATCGAGCAGGATCTTGCCGCCATCCACCGAAGTCAGGCCGGCAATGCAGCGCAGGAGGGTGGATTTGCCGCAACCGGACGGGCCGAGCAGGGTGACGAACTCACCTTTCTGGATTTCGCAATTGATATCGCTGAACACCGTGGTGCCCGCGAAGCTTTTCTGAAGATGTTGGACGCTGACATAGCTCATTCGCTTTTGTCCCTGTTCAAGATATTGGCAATCCAGGTCAGAACCAGCACAAAGAAGAAGTAGGAAATCACCAGCGCACTGGTGAAATGACCGCTGCTGTTGCGCATGTTGTTGAGGTAGACCTGCAGGGTTTCGTAACGGGTGCCGACGAGGATGTTGGCGAACACGAACTCACCGAACAGGAACGAGAACGACAGCAGCAGTGCCACCATCAAGCCCTTGCGCAGGTTCGGCAGCACCACCAGGAAGGCGGCTTGCCAGGTGCTGGCGCCGAGCAACTGGGCGGCGTCCATCAGGTCGCGCAGGTTGATCGCCTGCAGGTTGTTGGTGATCGCCCGGTACATGAACGGCAGCGCCACGGTGAAGTAGCAACCGATCAGGATCCACGGCGTCCCGACCATGGCGAACGGTCCGGAACCATAGAGCTGCAACAGCCCCACCGACGACACCACCGGCGGCACGGCGAAGGGCAGCAGGATCAGGATGTTCATCAGCGCGTCGAGTTTCGGGAAGTGGTAATGCACCACGAACAGCAGCGGTAGAATCAATACCACCGCCAGAACAAGGGCGCCGACGCAGACAAGCAGCGACTGGCCGAAAGCGCTCAGAAAACGCGGATCGCTCCACAGCTGCGCATACCATTTGATACTGAAGCCGCTGGGCAGAATGGTGGCCGACCAACTGCTGGAAATCGAATAGATAAAGGTGCCGACCAGCGGCAGCAACATAATGGCAAACAGCAGGTAAACCACCACGCGATGGTAGATGCCGACAGGCCCCAATTCAACGCGAGACATGGTAGCTCCTCTTCAACAGCAGTTGATGGACGATGGTCACCAGGGTCATCAACGCTACCAGCACCACGGCCAGGGCACTGGCCAGGTTCGGGTCGAGGGAGATGTCACCCGAGACCATCGCTGCAATACGGATCGGCAAAACGTTGAAGTTGCCGGTGGTCAGTGCGTACACCGTGGCATAGGCGCCGAGGGCGTTGGCCAGCAGGATCACGAACGTGCCGAGCAGCGCTGGGGTCAGCACCGGTAGACCGATGTGGCGCCAGAACTGCCAGCCATTGGCGCCGAGCAGCGCGGCGGACTCGCGCCAGTCTTCGCGCAGGGCGTCGAAGGCTGGGTAGAGCAGCAGCACACCGAGGGGAATCTGGAAGTAGGTGTAGAGAATGATCAACCCGGTTTTCGAGTACAGATTGAAGTCTTCAATGATCCCGGCCTGCTTGAGCATGATGGTGAAGCTGCCGTTGAAGCCGAGCAGAATGATGAACGCGAAGGCCAGGGGCACACCGGAGAAGTTGCTGGTCATGTTGGCGAAGGCGTTGACGAAGTTGCGCAGTTTCGAATCGACCCGGCGCAGGGAATAGGCGCCCAGAATCGCGATGACGATCCCCAGCACGCTGGACCAGAAGCTGATCTCAAGGCTGTACTGGATGGCCTGCAGGTAAAACTTCGAGCTGAAGATCTTGCTGAAGTTGGCCAGGCCCCAGCCGAATTCTTCCGATTGCAGGCTGTTGATCATCACCCAGGTCAGCGGTGCGATTTCGAACACGATGAAGAACAGCGCGAACGGGACCAGGCATAAGGCTGCCAGCCATTTACTGCGGGTCATGGCATTCACTTCAACAGCTCCCGGCAGACCGGTTTGTCGTGGGGCACGCCGAGCAACTGGCAGACGGTGCCGCAGATCTCGGTCTGTTTCGGCGCGGCACCGGCGTCGAAGCTGAACGCGTCACCGAGAACGAACAGCGGCACCTCACGTTCTTCCGGCAGCAGGCCGTTGTGGGAGCGGTCGTTGTTCATGCCGTGGTCGGCGGTGACCAGCACCTGATAGCCGGCATCGAGCCAGCCTTGCAGGTAGTCGGCCAGGATGATGTCGGCCGAGCGAGCACTGTTGCGGTACTGCGGGGTGTCGAGGCCGTGCTTGTGCCCGGCGTCGTCGATGTTCATCGGGTGGATCAACAGGAAATTCGGCGTGTGGCGCAGGCGCAGGTTTTCAGCGTCGGCGAACAGGTGAGAATCCGGGTAGTGATCGTTCCAGTAGAAATGCCCGTGCTGGATCGGCAGTTGCGGGTCATCGGTGTGACGATCCCGGGCCGCGACGAAGGGCGAACGGTTGTACAGCTCACTGACCCAGTGATAGGCCGCCGCCGCGGTGACAAGACCTGCGTCGGTGGCGTAGTGATAGATGCTGCGCTGATTGGACAGGCGCGAGACGTTGTTGTGGACGATACCGCTGTCGATGGGCGCGACGCCGGTCAGGATGCATTCGTACAGCGGGCGGGACAGGGCTGGCAACTCGCACTCCAGTTTGTAGAGTGCGGCACGTCCGGTGCCGACGTAAGCCTGCAGGTGCCCCATGGCGTGGCGGGCGACCTCGTAGTTGAGGCCGTCGAGCACGACAAGGATGACGTTGTGCTTCATAGGGGCAAAACTCCGTGAAACAGATGATTCAAGTACACAACCAATCCCTTGTGGGAGCGGGCTTGCTCGCGAATGCGGTCGTTCATTCAACATTGAAGCTGACTGACACACCGCCTTCGCGAGCAAGCCCGCTCCCACATTTGGA includes:
- a CDS encoding ABC transporter ATP-binding protein, whose protein sequence is MSYVSVQHLQKSFAGTTVFSDINCEIQKGEFVTLLGPSGCGKSTLLRCIAGLTSVDGGKILLDGADIVPVSPQKRGIGMVFQSYALFPNMTVEQNVAFGLRMQKVNADDSRKRVAEVLKLVELNDFAARYPHQLSGGQCQRVALARSLVTRPRLLLLDEPLSALDARIRKHLREQIRQIQRELGLTTIFVTHDQEEALTMSDRIFLMNQGKIVQSGDAETLYTAPVDVFAAGFIGNYNLLDADSASKLLQRPISKRIAIRPEAIELSLNGELDAQIRSHSLLGNVIRYRVEARGVELVVDVLNRSAADLHPDGQRLALSIDPTALCEVA
- a CDS encoding ABC transporter permease subunit; this encodes MTRSKWLAALCLVPFALFFIVFEIAPLTWVMINSLQSEEFGWGLANFSKIFSSKFYLQAIQYSLEISFWSSVLGIVIAILGAYSLRRVDSKLRNFVNAFANMTSNFSGVPLAFAFIILLGFNGSFTIMLKQAGIIEDFNLYSKTGLIILYTYFQIPLGVLLLYPAFDALREDWRESAALLGANGWQFWRHIGLPVLTPALLGTFVILLANALGAYATVYALTTGNFNVLPIRIAAMVSGDISLDPNLASALAVVLVALMTLVTIVHQLLLKRSYHVSR
- a CDS encoding ABC transporter permease, with the protein product MSRVELGPVGIYHRVVVYLLFAIMLLPLVGTFIYSISSSWSATILPSGFSIKWYAQLWSDPRFLSAFGQSLLVCVGALVLAVVLILPLLFVVHYHFPKLDALMNILILLPFAVPPVVSSVGLLQLYGSGPFAMVGTPWILIGCYFTVALPFMYRAITNNLQAINLRDLMDAAQLLGASTWQAAFLVVLPNLRKGLMVALLLSFSFLFGEFVFANILVGTRYETLQVYLNNMRNSSGHFTSALVISYFFFVLVLTWIANILNRDKSE
- a CDS encoding alkaline phosphatase family protein — its product is MKHNVILVVLDGLNYEVARHAMGHLQAYVGTGRAALYKLECELPALSRPLYECILTGVAPIDSGIVHNNVSRLSNQRSIYHYATDAGLVTAAAAYHWVSELYNRSPFVAARDRHTDDPQLPIQHGHFYWNDHYPDSHLFADAENLRLRHTPNFLLIHPMNIDDAGHKHGLDTPQYRNSARSADIILADYLQGWLDAGYQVLVTADHGMNNDRSHNGLLPEEREVPLFVLGDAFSFDAGAAPKQTEICGTVCQLLGVPHDKPVCRELLK